A genomic window from Sceloporus undulatus isolate JIND9_A2432 ecotype Alabama chromosome 9, SceUnd_v1.1, whole genome shotgun sequence includes:
- the SFN gene encoding 14-3-3 protein sigma — MARNHQVQKAKLAEQAERYEDMADFMKAVVEDGAELSNEERNLLSVAYKNVVGCQRSAWRVISSIEHKTEEGDDKAQLVNEYREKIEKELKNVCNIVLGLLDKHLIPKASDPESKVFYLKMKGDYFRYLAEVATGDDRKQIIDNARKAYQEAMDISKKEMQPTNPIRLGLALNFSVFHYEIANAPEDAIKLAKTTFDEAMGDLHTLSEDSYKDSTLIMQLLRDNLTLWTAECSGEEGGEAGEEPKN; from the coding sequence ATGGCAAGGAACCACCAAGTGCAAAAAGCCAAGCTGGCCGAACAGGCCGAGCGCTATGAGGACATGGCCGACTTCATGAAGGCGGTCGTGGAGGATGGAGCCGAACTCTCCAACGAGGAGCGCAACCTCCTTTCCGTCGCTTACAAGAATGTGGTGGGCTGCCAGCGGTCCGCCTGGAGGGTCATCTCCAGCATTGAGCACAAGACCGAGGAAGGAGACGACAAGGCTCAGTTGGTTAATGAGTACCGGGAGAAGATTGAAAAAGAGCTGAAGAATGTCTGCAACATTGTCTTGGGCCTGCTGGACAAGCATCTCATCCCAAAAGCCAGCGACCCAGAGAGCAAGGTTTTCTATCTGAAGATGAAAGGTGACTATTTCCGCTACCTGGCTGAGGTAGCCACTGGCGATGATCGCAAACAGATCATTGATAACGCTCGGAAAGCCTACCAAGAGGCAATGGACATCAGCAAGAAGGAAATGCAACCTACAAACCCCATCCGCCTGGGCCTCGCCCTCAATTTTTCGGTCTTCCACTATGAGATTGCCAATGCCCCAGAAGATGCCATCAAGCTGGCCAAGACCACCTTCGACGAGGCCATGGGAGATCTCCACACGCTCAGCGAAGACTCCTACAAAGACAGCACCCTCATCATGCAGCTTCTCAGGGACAACCTCACACTATGGACGGCGGAGTGTTcaggagaagaagggggagaggCTGGTGAAGAGCCAAAGAACTGA